A single region of the Bdellovibrio bacteriovorus genome encodes:
- a CDS encoding DUF192 domain-containing protein, with the protein MALLLKCLKIKTLLFLLTIYIPVSLFAATPFKTRNIKVGTKTLVVEVAETADQHERGLMFREKLGENEGMLFIFKNVETRFFWMKNTLIDLSIGYFDGSGTLVDVQEMKSGKGIPDAQLPSYPSAKPAKYALEMQKGWFEKNKIKIGAKLQLLKP; encoded by the coding sequence ATGGCGTTGCTCTTGAAATGCTTAAAAATTAAAACGCTTCTTTTTCTTTTAACTATATATATACCTGTGTCGCTGTTTGCGGCGACTCCTTTTAAGACAAGAAACATCAAGGTTGGAACCAAAACCTTGGTCGTGGAGGTTGCAGAGACTGCCGACCAACACGAGCGAGGCCTGATGTTTCGTGAAAAACTGGGCGAAAACGAAGGCATGCTCTTCATTTTTAAAAACGTAGAAACGCGTTTTTTCTGGATGAAAAATACTTTGATAGATCTCTCTATTGGATACTTTGATGGAAGCGGGACCTTGGTCGATGTGCAGGAAATGAAGTCTGGTAAAGGAATTCCGGATGCTCAACTTCCTTCTTACCCCAGCGCGAAACCGGCGAAGTACGCTCTAGAGATGCAAAAAGGTTGGTTTGAAAAGAACAAAATCAAAATTGGCGCAAAATTACAGCTGCTTAAACCATAG
- a CDS encoding LPXTG cell wall anchor domain-containing protein, which translates to MMKKLVILLACLGLASQVTSCTSKDNQADTEVTADYDSADLEKLEGDEALEIAGDDSLASDQLPEDALGETAAAETTTTTETTTTTTETTLGEDQATTEQTDVATSSETLPADPFAETTTMDAPPAASTTIVDTAPPATTEDNTTMVESSTRTETSTTVVDSSSEEAPKKANVPLQKVATAPWQVGKTWYNTVYFARPGDSLASISQMIYGADKTKELKKGNPTFNSRDVRAGDKVYYNSPNRPDDSSKIVTYYEDNGMAPEVYVAKAGDNIRSVSKDLLGYDNAWKEVWSSNSVDSKGAIAEGTELRYWRGGQMAQAPSAPQQQQQAPAQHQEVAGSMQQPPQDFPPPPPQGDMAPPPQDFAQGEIPPPPMPEQQQMEMAPPPPPPQDFAEQAPPPPPPPMEAVNPPAPQQAAADEAPTGMDNDTTVALGVVGLAAAGLAILIVLRKKRKQKELEQQAMDNTHVGT; encoded by the coding sequence ATGATGAAGAAACTCGTTATCTTATTAGCGTGCTTAGGTCTGGCATCTCAGGTCACAAGCTGTACGTCTAAAGACAACCAAGCTGATACAGAAGTCACTGCCGATTATGATTCTGCGGATCTAGAGAAACTAGAAGGCGACGAAGCCCTTGAAATCGCAGGTGACGATTCTTTAGCTAGCGACCAACTTCCTGAAGACGCGTTGGGTGAAACAGCAGCTGCTGAAACAACAACGACTACCGAAACTACAACAACTACAACTGAAACTACGCTGGGCGAAGATCAAGCGACGACAGAACAAACAGATGTCGCAACTTCTTCAGAAACTTTGCCGGCAGATCCATTTGCTGAAACAACAACAATGGATGCTCCTCCCGCGGCCTCAACGACAATTGTAGATACTGCTCCTCCAGCAACAACAGAAGACAACACGACAATGGTTGAAAGCTCTACAAGAACAGAGACTTCAACGACAGTGGTTGATTCTTCTTCTGAAGAAGCTCCGAAAAAAGCGAATGTTCCTTTGCAAAAAGTAGCGACAGCTCCTTGGCAAGTCGGAAAAACTTGGTACAACACAGTTTATTTCGCAAGACCGGGTGATTCTTTAGCAAGCATCAGCCAAATGATTTATGGTGCTGATAAAACAAAAGAATTAAAAAAGGGAAATCCTACTTTCAACTCTCGCGATGTTCGTGCGGGCGACAAAGTTTATTACAATTCTCCAAACCGTCCTGACGATTCATCTAAAATCGTAACTTATTATGAAGATAACGGCATGGCTCCCGAAGTTTATGTGGCTAAGGCTGGGGATAATATCCGTAGCGTTTCAAAAGATCTTCTTGGTTATGACAATGCTTGGAAAGAAGTTTGGTCAAGCAACTCTGTAGATTCTAAAGGCGCGATTGCTGAAGGTACGGAACTTCGTTATTGGAGAGGCGGCCAAATGGCGCAAGCTCCATCCGCTCCCCAACAACAACAACAAGCTCCTGCGCAACATCAAGAAGTTGCGGGATCTATGCAGCAACCGCCGCAAGATTTCCCACCACCTCCACCACAAGGTGATATGGCTCCGCCTCCACAAGATTTTGCTCAAGGAGAAATTCCTCCTCCACCAATGCCAGAGCAACAACAAATGGAAATGGCTCCGCCACCTCCACCACCACAAGACTTTGCAGAGCAAGCTCCACCTCCACCGCCTCCTCCAATGGAAGCTGTCAACCCACCTGCTCCACAACAAGCAGCAGCTGACGAAGCTCCAACTGGAATGGATAACGACACGACAGTGGCTTTAGGCGTTGTCGGTTTGGCAGCAGCGGGTCTTGCAATCTTGATCGTGCTAAGAAAGAAAAGAAAACAAAAAGAGCTTGAACAACAAGCTATGGACAACACTCACGTTGGTACGTAA
- a CDS encoding Ppx/GppA phosphatase family protein, whose amino-acid sequence MKVAALDLGTNTFLCLIAEGTKDGITKVHKDLATTVRLGQGVDKTGEFHPEALQRAKACLAEFKKEIDLHKVDRILAMATSAARDAKNGKELFKIGEELGIPIEIIPGEDEARITYQGATAGMNDDQKTSLIVDVGGGSTELISGRGSKILFGESLNIGGVRLTEKFITTQPVPASEQKAVEEYIQEQIKTVLPELQKEKIDQIIAVAGTPTSLVAIEVGGYDEKKVDGFFLGKERLAYWVREFGATTVEEKKEKYQLGGRADIIFAGASILLAVIEALKLPGMIVSTKGVRYGVALEMLKN is encoded by the coding sequence ATGAAAGTTGCAGCCCTTGATCTTGGAACAAATACTTTTCTTTGTCTGATTGCTGAAGGCACGAAAGACGGAATTACTAAAGTACATAAAGACCTCGCAACGACAGTGCGCTTAGGTCAAGGCGTTGATAAAACCGGTGAGTTTCATCCTGAGGCCCTTCAGCGCGCCAAGGCCTGCCTTGCCGAATTTAAAAAAGAAATTGATCTGCATAAAGTGGATCGCATTTTGGCCATGGCGACGTCGGCAGCTCGAGATGCAAAAAATGGAAAAGAGCTTTTTAAAATCGGCGAAGAACTGGGAATCCCTATAGAAATTATCCCAGGTGAAGATGAAGCTCGCATTACGTATCAGGGTGCGACCGCAGGAATGAACGACGATCAAAAAACATCATTGATCGTCGATGTGGGTGGCGGCTCTACCGAACTTATTTCGGGCCGAGGCAGTAAAATTCTTTTTGGTGAAAGCCTGAATATCGGCGGCGTTCGTTTGACTGAAAAATTCATCACGACCCAACCTGTTCCTGCTTCGGAACAAAAAGCGGTTGAAGAATATATCCAAGAACAAATCAAAACAGTTTTACCTGAACTACAAAAAGAAAAGATCGATCAAATCATTGCGGTTGCCGGAACACCGACCTCGCTTGTTGCAATTGAGGTTGGGGGTTATGACGAAAAGAAAGTAGATGGTTTCTTTTTAGGGAAAGAGCGCTTGGCGTACTGGGTGCGTGAGTTCGGGGCGACGACCGTTGAAGAAAAAAAGGAAAAGTATCAACTTGGAGGACGCGCCGATATTATTTTTGCCGGAGCTTCCATTTTATTAGCCGTGATAGAAGCATTGAAGCTTCCGGGAATGATTGTTTCCACAAAAGGAGTTCGTTATGGCGTTGCTCTTGAAATGCTTAAAAATTAA
- the rho gene encoding transcription termination factor Rho gives MSDPKDSQGVEVVKKRTRTKPVEETPAESAPEAVAAPAPAPSEPPAATPAPEATASSAPAETPSQAPRQERHQNQQRREFRPNRDNRDNRDRDNRGDRNDRGGHRHDRNNGPRRDFRGDRNRDEGQPVGDDSHASTPPAQTQEVDLADIQLTDEEKSWLSSKDLKSKNITQLTELATKLKIENAAGLRRQDMIFEILKRAAKLGQDIYGSGVLEILPDGYGFLRSPDYNYLPGPDDIYVSPSQIRRFGLRTGDTVTGTVRPPKEGERYFALLKVDSLNFETTEKGKDKILFDNLTPLYPNERLKLEHSPGEYTTRVVDLMAPLGKGQRALIVAPPRTGKTVLMQQIANAITHNHPEVKLIVLLIDERPEEVTDMQRTVKGEVVSSTFDEPPTRHVQVAEMVIEKAKRLVEHKHDVVILLDSITRLARAYNTVVPPSGKILSGGVDSNALHKPKRFFGAARNIEEGGSLTIIATALIDTGSRMDEVIFEEFKGTGNAEIHLDRKLMEKRIFPCMDINKSGTRKEDLLVDRGDLNRLWVLRKVLAPMNVVDAMEFLIDKVQGTKTNTDFLKAMSGPG, from the coding sequence TTGTCTGACCCTAAAGATTCACAAGGCGTTGAAGTCGTTAAAAAGCGCACACGCACAAAACCTGTGGAAGAAACTCCGGCAGAGTCTGCTCCGGAAGCTGTAGCGGCCCCTGCGCCGGCACCTTCTGAACCACCTGCAGCAACTCCAGCCCCTGAAGCCACTGCTTCCTCAGCCCCCGCAGAAACCCCTTCTCAAGCTCCAAGACAAGAACGTCACCAAAACCAACAGCGTCGCGAATTCAGACCTAACAGAGATAACCGTGATAATCGCGATCGTGACAATCGTGGAGACCGCAACGACCGCGGAGGCCATCGCCACGACAGAAACAATGGACCACGCCGTGACTTCCGTGGCGACAGAAACCGTGATGAAGGTCAGCCTGTAGGCGATGATTCACACGCATCAACTCCACCAGCACAAACTCAAGAAGTTGATTTGGCGGATATCCAGCTTACTGACGAAGAAAAATCATGGCTTTCATCGAAAGACTTGAAATCAAAAAACATCACTCAATTAACTGAGCTTGCGACAAAATTGAAAATTGAAAATGCTGCCGGTCTTCGCCGTCAGGATATGATTTTTGAAATCTTGAAGCGCGCGGCGAAATTGGGTCAGGACATTTACGGTTCTGGCGTTCTTGAAATCTTGCCTGATGGTTACGGTTTCTTGCGTTCTCCGGATTACAACTATCTTCCAGGTCCGGATGATATTTACGTCAGTCCATCACAAATTCGTCGTTTCGGTTTAAGAACCGGTGATACTGTTACGGGAACAGTTCGTCCTCCTAAAGAGGGTGAGCGTTACTTCGCTCTTCTTAAAGTTGATTCTTTGAACTTTGAGACGACGGAAAAGGGTAAAGATAAAATCCTTTTCGACAACTTAACTCCGCTTTATCCGAATGAAAGACTGAAACTTGAGCACAGCCCTGGCGAGTACACAACACGCGTTGTGGACCTGATGGCTCCGCTTGGTAAAGGTCAGCGTGCTTTGATCGTGGCACCTCCAAGAACTGGTAAAACAGTTTTGATGCAACAAATTGCTAACGCTATCACGCACAATCACCCCGAAGTGAAGTTGATCGTTCTATTGATCGATGAACGTCCGGAAGAGGTGACTGACATGCAACGTACTGTAAAAGGTGAAGTTGTATCGTCGACATTCGATGAACCACCAACTCGTCACGTTCAAGTGGCAGAGATGGTTATCGAAAAAGCAAAACGTCTGGTTGAGCATAAGCACGACGTCGTTATCTTACTTGATTCCATCACTCGTCTGGCTCGCGCTTACAACACGGTTGTTCCTCCTTCGGGGAAAATCTTGTCAGGTGGTGTGGATTCCAACGCTCTTCACAAACCAAAACGTTTCTTCGGTGCGGCTCGTAACATTGAAGAAGGCGGATCTTTGACAATCATCGCTACGGCGTTGATCGACACAGGTTCTCGTATGGATGAGGTTATCTTCGAGGAATTTAAAGGTACTGGTAATGCCGAGATCCACTTGGATCGTAAGCTTATGGAAAAACGTATCTTCCCATGCATGGACATCAACAAATCAGGCACTCGTAAAGAGGACTTGTTGGTTGATAGAGGTGACTTGAACCGTCTATGGGTTCTTCGTAAAGTTCTTGCTCCGATGAACGTTGTCGACGCGATGGAATTCTTAATCGACAAAGTTCAAGGTACAAAAACGAATACAGATTTCCTTAAAGCGATGTCGGGCCCAGGCTAG
- a CDS encoding PilZ domain-containing protein yields the protein MEDTVNVPAPRTPLNLEVSFKRNYAREETRGTLKNISITGAFLEFMGGEVRANEKLHLVFVVAGRERKVAAHVIWTNSAGCGVKFMPVNNRDVQIVDDLIYFVENSREDRRSVMDTIFKKVG from the coding sequence GTGGAGGACACAGTTAATGTTCCGGCACCAAGAACCCCTCTAAATCTTGAGGTCTCTTTCAAACGCAATTATGCGCGCGAAGAAACCAGAGGCACGCTTAAGAATATCAGCATCACAGGAGCCTTTTTGGAGTTTATGGGTGGCGAGGTCCGCGCCAACGAGAAGTTACATCTAGTGTTTGTCGTCGCAGGTCGCGAGCGCAAAGTTGCGGCTCACGTGATCTGGACAAACTCTGCAGGCTGTGGAGTAAAATTCATGCCTGTAAATAACCGCGACGTGCAGATCGTCGACGATTTGATTTATTTCGTCGAGAACAGTCGCGAAGATCGCCGTTCCGTGATGGACACGATCTTTAAAAAGGTGGGCTAA